TTGCAAATAGATATGGAGTAAATATCTCATTTATTCACCCAGAATATACAAACCAAACTTGTAATAAATGTGGCTGTATAAGTCGAAAAAATAGGAAAACACAAGAAGATTTTTCCTGTATTGAATGTAATTATTCAGAAAATGCCGATTTAAATTCAGCTATAAATATAAAAAATAGAGTTCTCTTAGATGTTCTAAGAGATAAATTTTTACAAATTAATAGTTTTTCAGAATTTAGAAATAAAAATCTCAAAAAAGAGATAATTAAATCTACACTTGAAAATTATTACAGGGTTGCTTGACCATATTTTATGGTTTTAACCTGCTAAATGTTTATTTTGTGCAGGTTTTAGTAACTCTCTTATCAGCCGAATCCAAATTTACAACTTCAAAGTGATTTGCAAAAAGAGACAATTTTAAGCGATGAGGTCGCGGTTAATGGTTTTGACAAAGAGATAAATCTACAAACCGACTATTTGAACGGTTTTGTTTCTGGAAATTTTAAATATAAAAATGGTCAAATCTATTTTTCAAACTCTGGAACAGGTTCGCTTGAAAGTGAAAATTTTCTATTTTATGGAAATAATATTTTGTATAAAAATCAAGAAATTTTAGGTGCTGACAATATTTTTATTGGTGTTCAAAACAGCGGATATTCAGGTGAAAATTTTCAAAATCTATCTGCGGAAATGAGTATTTGTCTCGATGATTTTGAGACTTGCAAAAACTACAATTCACAAAATGAAC
This genomic window from Thiovulum sp. ES contains:
- a CDS encoding transposase (PFAM: Putative transposase DNA-binding domain), translating into ANRYGVNISFIHPEYTNQTCNKCGCISRKNRKTQEDFSCIECNYSENADLNSAINIKNRVLLDVLRDKFLQINSFSEFRNKNLKKEIIKSTLENYYRVA